Proteins co-encoded in one Alphaproteobacteria bacterium GM7ARS4 genomic window:
- a CDS encoding FHA domain-containing protein, with amino-acid sequence MSETESDKTSSVSSPEEERSHRPSHEGVSEGVSEEAAEGVSEGFILKLLSGFHVGAEVALTPDTHVTIGRDESCDVILSDPSIAPQHGQLTIGKDGRAVIKGILSAEASSPETSPETFMRVAINGKPIDGEGALQQGDIITLGRLHLAYGAPETPWHQLTIPSFSDEASPPSEHGEAHGETASPSHDGEDASPSPIEGAVLTDHRDQRTERRRFSFTRTLVFICLPLGFAVVPLFFLLHGMPPMPSLPMMKATEEMTATTEDVAHGERMEEQDTSDHLPDRFHDRLHDTPHDIHAVHSAMSEAVSGAMSEAMPEGEPQHDGASSLSLAERVSMLLASMDGGRGHVTVQDSSHAVTIGGYVHTHHDLNVLRGFIEARIPDASVRSQLRYRVTSTQTLAMAIRSELE; translated from the coding sequence ATGTCCGAAACAGAGTCTGACAAGACGTCATCTGTGTCTTCCCCAGAGGAGGAACGTTCTCACAGGCCGAGCCATGAGGGGGTTTCTGAGGGGGTTTCTGAGGAGGCTGCTGAGGGAGTCTCTGAGGGGTTCATCCTCAAACTCTTATCAGGGTTTCATGTTGGTGCTGAAGTTGCTCTGACGCCAGACACACATGTGACCATTGGCAGGGACGAGTCATGCGATGTGATCCTCTCAGATCCATCTATTGCTCCACAGCATGGGCAGCTGACAATAGGGAAGGATGGACGCGCCGTTATCAAGGGCATCCTGTCAGCAGAGGCGTCATCTCCAGAGACATCCCCAGAGACGTTCATGCGTGTCGCCATCAATGGCAAGCCTATCGATGGCGAGGGAGCGCTTCAGCAAGGCGATATTATCACTTTAGGGCGTCTTCACCTTGCCTATGGCGCGCCAGAGACGCCATGGCATCAATTGACGATTCCTTCTTTTTCTGACGAGGCATCGCCTCCGTCGGAGCATGGTGAAGCGCATGGCGAGACTGCCTCTCCCTCTCATGATGGTGAGGATGCCTCTCCTTCGCCTATTGAGGGGGCTGTGCTCACAGACCATAGAGACCAGCGAACAGAGAGACGTCGCTTTTCCTTCACACGCACGCTTGTTTTTATCTGCCTCCCTCTAGGCTTTGCCGTTGTGCCTCTTTTTTTCCTATTGCATGGCATGCCTCCTATGCCGAGCCTGCCTATGATGAAGGCAACAGAAGAGATGACCGCCACCACAGAGGATGTCGCGCACGGAGAGCGTATGGAGGAGCAAGACACCTCTGACCATCTCCCCGACAGGTTTCATGACAGGCTTCATGACACCCCTCATGACATCCATGCTGTCCATTCCGCCATGTCAGAGGCCGTGTCAGGGGCCATGTCAGAGGCCATGCCAGAGGGAGAGCCACAGCATGATGGCGCGTCTTCGCTCTCTTTGGCTGAACGTGTGTCGATGCTTTTGGCGTCGATGGATGGCGGGCGAGGCCATGTCACCGTGCAGGATTCCTCCCATGCCGTCACCATAGGGGGCTATGTCCATACCCACCATGACCTCAATGTCCTTCGTGGCTTTATCGAGGCGCGCATTCCAGACGCTAGCGTGCGAAGCCAATTGCGCTATCGCGTGACGTCGACTCAGACTCTTGCGATGGCGATACGTTCTGAGTTGGAG
- a CDS encoding disulfide bond formation protein B, whose translation MSRHKARHPFHARLLEPPQDMVVLALFACMLLAYVFFSEHVLGYAPCPLCWYQRYVWFAIIPAALLAFAIPKKPLRVGVSVLLLASFSVALYHAGIEYRWWQGPDTCAGDPQSTFDDLEALRAFLYQQDIVRCDDITWALFGISMAGYNAILSLVLAILIILNGMRPQRHA comes from the coding sequence ATGTCACGTCATAAAGCCCGCCACCCCTTCCACGCACGTTTACTTGAACCACCCCAAGACATGGTCGTTCTTGCCCTCTTTGCATGCATGCTCCTCGCCTATGTGTTTTTCAGCGAACATGTCCTCGGCTATGCCCCATGTCCCCTCTGCTGGTATCAACGCTATGTGTGGTTTGCCATCATCCCTGCCGCCCTCCTCGCCTTCGCCATCCCCAAAAAGCCCCTACGGGTTGGGGTGAGCGTTCTGCTCCTCGCCAGCTTTTCTGTTGCTCTCTACCATGCGGGAATCGAATATCGCTGGTGGCAAGGACCTGATACATGCGCCGGCGACCCTCAAAGCACCTTCGATGATTTAGAGGCCTTGCGCGCCTTTCTCTATCAGCAAGACATCGTGCGGTGCGATGACATTACATGGGCGCTCTTCGGCATCTCCATGGCCGGCTATAACGCCATTCTATCCCTTGTCCTCGCTATCCTTATCATCCTCAATGGGATGCGCCCGCAACGCCACGCATAA
- the lptC gene encoding LPS export ABC transporter periplasmic protein LptC, whose translation MTEDAIAVSTTQSYVKRSHRFRITWGIIFCLALSAVFLWPHAYNIPALLHTNATHTPLHHMPDIMAKNPVYTGYNEKGDLYTIHAKTATMADKKTGHINLTALATSLTDALSGEKITLEADHGIFNNKDKTLTLRDDIHLISQARYHFQTDTLIIRIDQKRIYSDHMVYGRSSLGTITAQGVDISHQGKRVLFKGETLMTMFPKNVTKEARRETF comes from the coding sequence ATGACAGAAGACGCCATAGCAGTGTCCACAACGCAATCTTACGTCAAACGTTCCCATCGTTTTCGTATCACATGGGGTATCATCTTCTGTCTCGCTCTTTCTGCTGTTTTTCTTTGGCCCCACGCCTATAACATTCCCGCCCTCCTTCATACCAACGCTACCCATACGCCTCTCCATCACATGCCCGACATCATGGCAAAAAATCCCGTCTATACCGGGTATAACGAGAAAGGCGACCTCTATACAATCCATGCCAAAACAGCGACGATGGCCGATAAAAAAACGGGACATATCAACCTGACAGCATTGGCAACCTCGCTCACGGACGCCCTCAGCGGCGAAAAAATAACCCTCGAAGCCGACCATGGTATCTTCAATAATAAGGATAAAACATTAACCTTGCGTGATGATATCCATCTTATCAGCCAAGCGCGTTATCACTTCCAGACCGATACATTGATTATCCGTATAGACCAAAAACGTATCTATAGCGATCACATGGTCTATGGACGTTCCTCTCTCGGCACGATCACGGCTCAAGGAGTCGACATCTCTCACCAAGGAAAACGGGTGCTCTTCAAGGGAGAAACGCTAATGACGATGTTCCCAAAAAACGTGACGAAAGAGGCACGTCGAGAAACCTTCTAA
- a CDS encoding VOC family protein: MRYLHTMVRVRDLEISLDFYCNKLGLREVRRRDHPQGRFTLVFLAAPSSPDAQLELTHNWDDEPLSSGRNFGHVAFEVDDIYATCQALKDKGVVINRPPRDGYMAFVRSPDNISIELLQKGEALPQREPWASMGNEGVW; this comes from the coding sequence ATGCGGTATCTTCATACGATGGTGCGTGTGCGTGACTTAGAGATAAGCCTTGATTTTTATTGCAACAAGCTCGGTTTGAGGGAGGTGAGGCGTCGCGACCATCCTCAGGGGCGTTTTACGTTGGTTTTTTTGGCAGCGCCATCCAGCCCAGACGCTCAGTTGGAGCTCACGCACAATTGGGATGATGAGCCTCTCTCGTCAGGTCGAAACTTTGGCCATGTGGCGTTTGAGGTTGATGATATTTATGCGACATGCCAAGCCCTCAAGGACAAGGGTGTTGTCATTAATCGTCCGCCTCGGGACGGCTATATGGCGTTTGTTCGTTCTCCCGACAACATTTCCATCGAGTTATTGCAGAAAGGCGAGGCTCTGCCACAGCGTGAGCCTTGGGCGTCTATGGGCAATGAAGGCGTATGGTAG
- a CDS encoding type III secretion system chaperone yields the protein MLTMDMLVGDYQKRRTTPITTQPDPHGGYRFAPDDAPPFTCQRIGDALVLEGLLCAIDETDTTIPAIDFVQKLLRFNLAQQKEHTACLAYHEQSKQLVLYHTILLRHATSWQFIDSVDAFETALARWHDIILAHHP from the coding sequence ATGCTCACAATGGATATGCTCGTTGGCGACTACCAAAAGCGTCGCACAACGCCCATCACAACACAACCCGACCCTCATGGCGGCTACCGCTTTGCCCCCGACGATGCCCCCCCTTTCACATGTCAACGTATTGGCGATGCCCTCGTCCTCGAAGGCCTGTTGTGTGCCATCGATGAAACCGATACGACAATCCCCGCCATTGACTTCGTGCAAAAACTCCTACGTTTCAATCTCGCACAACAGAAAGAGCACACCGCATGCCTCGCCTATCACGAACAGAGCAAACAGCTTGTCCTTTATCATACCATCTTGCTGAGACATGCCACCTCGTGGCAATTCATCGACTCGGTTGATGCCTTCGAAACAGCCCTCGCCCGCTGGCATGACATTATTCTCGCCCATCACCCCTAA
- a CDS encoding DedA family protein gives MVSLLHRLHKALHRHYEGVMALSSSPHAPYWLGVVSATESIFFPIPPDVMLVPMCLAQPKKAMLYAMIATLTSTIGGVLGYVIGLLFYTELALPLMTFYGLHDGLATFQEYYATYGIAIIVIGGFTILPYKIITLSAGAALFPLPSFVVASLLSRGARFFLVALLTAYASPRLRPFIERHLDTLFFLAIALVFLIIALMMTL, from the coding sequence ATGGTATCCCTCCTCCACAGACTACACAAGGCCTTGCATCGACATTATGAGGGCGTCATGGCCTTGTCATCATCCCCCCATGCGCCTTACTGGCTGGGTGTTGTCTCTGCCACTGAGAGTATCTTTTTTCCCATCCCACCCGATGTGATGCTCGTGCCTATGTGCCTCGCCCAACCGAAAAAAGCCATGCTCTACGCCATGATAGCAACCCTCACCTCCACCATCGGCGGCGTCCTCGGCTATGTCATAGGACTCCTCTTTTATACAGAACTGGCTCTCCCCCTCATGACGTTCTATGGACTCCATGACGGGCTTGCCACCTTTCAGGAGTATTATGCCACCTATGGTATCGCCATCATTGTCATCGGCGGCTTTACCATCCTCCCCTATAAAATCATCACCCTCAGCGCTGGGGCGGCGCTGTTTCCCTTGCCTAGCTTTGTCGTTGCCTCGCTCCTGTCCCGTGGCGCTCGATTCTTCCTTGTCGCCCTCCTCACAGCGTACGCCTCACCGCGCCTACGCCCCTTCATCGAACGCCACCTCGATACGCTCTTCTTCCTTGCCATCGCCCTTGTATTCCTTATCATCGCCCTTATGATGACTCTATGA
- a CDS encoding PA0069 family radical SAM protein, translating to MSSSLPKKYPSRGALSNPTSRYDQHERIPTQQQNSERDEGQQLLYEKAKTILNRQRSPDIPFDYSLNPYRGCEHGCIYCYARPSHEYLGLSAGRDFERILFVKQHAPYLLQKELSHQQYQCTPIALGSNTDPYQPIEKRLLTTRHILETCHTWRQPLTITTKSHLILRDRDVLQALAQKQLVRVFISLTTTDTELARIIEPRAPTPEKRLQTIAQLVRHDIHVTLMLAPLIPALNDEEMESILKQAAHAGAQQAYYVLLRLPQGVGALWQEWLETHYPLKAKKVMHILASMREGHINDSRFHTRMRGTGPYASMLAKRFAIAKKRYRLDNKAPPLVTTLFIKPPKPIHPEQHNAMLPFTYPQKTHPQQAHPQQARPQQECQDAAQKTSSLAPSAQGYCHPPDPLSITQDSRLKQQGTQSSRQASTKRRHAPQKTTHDAPSPIRHAQETPPKTPSKKELPQT from the coding sequence ATGTCTTCCTCCCTCCCGAAAAAATATCCCTCCCGTGGCGCCTTGAGCAACCCCACCAGCCGCTACGACCAGCATGAACGCATCCCTACCCAACAACAGAACAGCGAGAGGGACGAAGGACAACAACTCCTCTATGAAAAAGCAAAAACAATCCTCAACCGCCAACGCTCGCCCGACATTCCCTTTGACTATTCCCTCAACCCCTATCGTGGGTGTGAACATGGCTGTATTTACTGCTACGCACGCCCCTCCCACGAATATCTTGGCCTGTCAGCAGGACGCGACTTCGAACGTATCCTCTTCGTCAAACAGCACGCCCCTTACCTCTTGCAAAAGGAACTCAGCCACCAACAATATCAATGCACCCCCATCGCTCTGGGAAGTAATACAGACCCCTATCAACCCATCGAAAAAAGACTCCTCACGACCCGCCATATCCTCGAAACATGCCACACATGGCGTCAACCGCTCACCATCACGACAAAATCTCACCTTATCCTCAGAGATAGAGACGTCCTCCAAGCCCTCGCCCAAAAGCAATTGGTGCGCGTCTTTATCTCGCTCACAACCACAGATACAGAGCTCGCACGCATCATAGAACCACGCGCACCAACGCCAGAAAAACGCCTACAAACCATCGCCCAACTGGTGCGCCACGACATCCACGTGACCCTTATGCTCGCCCCCCTTATCCCCGCCCTCAATGACGAAGAGATGGAGTCCATCCTCAAACAAGCCGCACACGCCGGCGCACAACAAGCCTATTATGTCTTGCTTCGCCTCCCTCAAGGCGTCGGCGCGCTCTGGCAAGAATGGCTCGAAACCCATTATCCCCTCAAAGCAAAAAAAGTGATGCATATCCTCGCCTCCATGAGAGAAGGGCATATCAACGACTCACGATTCCATACGCGCATGCGCGGCACAGGACCATACGCATCCATGCTCGCCAAACGATTCGCCATCGCTAAAAAACGCTATCGCCTCGATAACAAAGCACCACCCCTCGTCACAACCCTCTTCATCAAACCGCCAAAACCCATACATCCCGAACAGCACAATGCCATGCTCCCCTTTACCTATCCTCAAAAGACCCATCCTCAACAGGCCCACCCTCAACAGGCCCGCCCTCAACAGGAATGTCAAGACGCCGCACAAAAGACATCGAGTCTCGCTCCATCAGCACAAGGCTACTGCCACCCTCCAGACCCTCTATCAATAACACAAGATAGTCGCCTGAAACAGCAAGGGACGCAATCCTCTCGCCAGGCTTCAACGAAAAGGAGACATGCTCCTCAAAAGACGACCCATGACGCGCCGTCTCCGATACGCCACGCACAAGAGACACCACCAAAAACGCCGTCAAAGAAAGAATTGCCACAAACATGA
- a CDS encoding demethoxyubiquinone hydroxylase family protein, with protein sequence MSTSLPTHHAQAKTHPSQTDIASLLRVDHAGEYGAVRIYQAQLDILGDTLEADTLRDMLSHEKEHLATFDALMQERNVQPTIFQPLWHVMGYALGAATALMGVQTAYACTVAVENVIDEHYAEQERALGDDEKALKEKIRQFRAEEIAHRDIALQRQAEKAPFYPIINRAITIGSKCAIWLSSRF encoded by the coding sequence ATGTCCACGTCCCTTCCCACACATCACGCACAGGCAAAGACACATCCATCCCAAACGGATATTGCATCGCTCTTGCGCGTCGACCATGCGGGAGAATATGGGGCGGTGCGTATCTATCAGGCGCAATTGGATATTCTGGGCGATACCCTCGAAGCTGACACCTTACGCGATATGCTCAGTCATGAAAAAGAACATCTCGCTACCTTCGATGCTCTCATGCAAGAACGCAACGTCCAACCGACGATTTTTCAACCTCTGTGGCATGTCATGGGGTATGCCCTCGGCGCCGCCACCGCCCTCATGGGCGTCCAAACAGCTTACGCCTGCACCGTCGCCGTAGAAAATGTCATTGACGAACATTATGCCGAACAAGAACGCGCCCTCGGCGACGATGAAAAAGCACTCAAAGAAAAAATACGCCAATTTCGCGCCGAAGAAATCGCCCATCGCGATATTGCGCTCCAACGCCAAGCGGAAAAAGCCCCCTTCTACCCCATCATCAATCGCGCCATCACCATCGGCTCGAAATGCGCCATCTGGCTGTCTTCTCGTTTCTAG
- the sctC gene encoding type III secretion system outer membrane ring subunit SctC, with protein MPSKQPSPAGMTLFSPITPNQRPRLFICHHPIHMPYAILLVILCIVMPLPTLHADTPPWADSITDDEEETTDIYSFYADHQPIQDVLKNFAKSVKTPIKIEETPETPLLGILHGTHQAATPMQFLESLSEEYEFTWYYDGVYLLIYPNALIETRQFPANHETVENLRERIFQSDHWDSRFSMDTNKEENSVVITGPPRMLDMLTNVAASLYTSDDVASRVFRLRHAWAIDKTFSYRDESVTIPGIATILNNLISGGPSLPATTSKPSEAQEKQRAKTGLPGILSGFTSSTNTTISTKTPEKAPVRARIQADPRLNAVIVYDLEANMTRYENLIRSLDIPTGLIEIEAAIIDINTSAISDVGFSWRGVLNNRVAAGFGNITETPSLGTITANVVAQATNPISIATTSADYILSQAKLLQQDDNARILSRPSVITIDNFEASLDLSQTFHVRVEGREAVDLYPVTTGTLLRVTPHIVSSDNTQSIHMAIVIEDGTLLRQEIDNIPVVRNNAINTQALIREGESLIIGGYYFENDTDDESRIPILGDIPFLGRLFGTQRRTKEKNERLYLITPRIVSLPPLPHDTRSTIPKDKDSPSHNTRH; from the coding sequence ATGCCTTCGAAACAGCCCTCGCCCGCTGGCATGACATTATTCTCGCCCATCACCCCTAACCAACGCCCTCGACTCTTCATCTGTCACCACCCCATCCACATGCCCTACGCCATCCTGCTCGTTATCCTGTGCATCGTCATGCCGTTGCCTACACTCCATGCCGATACGCCCCCTTGGGCAGACAGCATCACAGATGATGAAGAGGAAACAACAGACATTTACAGCTTTTATGCCGACCATCAACCTATTCAAGACGTCCTCAAGAATTTTGCTAAAAGTGTCAAAACGCCTATCAAAATCGAAGAGACACCAGAGACGCCCCTCCTTGGCATTCTCCACGGCACCCACCAAGCGGCAACCCCCATGCAATTCCTCGAGAGCCTCAGCGAGGAATACGAATTCACATGGTATTATGATGGCGTCTACCTCCTCATTTATCCTAATGCCCTCATCGAAACACGCCAGTTCCCCGCCAACCACGAAACCGTAGAAAACCTCAGGGAACGTATTTTTCAAAGCGACCATTGGGACTCGCGCTTCTCTATGGATACAAACAAAGAAGAGAATAGCGTCGTCATCACAGGGCCACCCCGCATGCTCGATATGCTCACAAATGTCGCCGCCAGCCTCTATACCTCCGATGATGTCGCATCTCGCGTGTTCCGCCTACGCCACGCATGGGCTATCGATAAAACCTTTTCCTATCGAGATGAAAGTGTCACCATCCCCGGTATCGCCACCATCCTCAACAACCTCATCAGCGGAGGCCCAAGTCTCCCCGCCACCACAAGCAAACCCTCAGAAGCACAAGAAAAACAACGCGCTAAAACAGGACTTCCCGGCATTCTCAGCGGCTTTACAAGCTCAACCAATACGACCATATCAACAAAGACGCCAGAAAAAGCGCCCGTTCGCGCACGCATTCAAGCCGACCCACGCCTCAATGCCGTCATCGTCTATGACCTCGAAGCCAATATGACACGCTACGAAAATCTTATCCGTTCCCTCGATATCCCCACAGGACTCATAGAAATAGAAGCCGCCATCATCGATATCAACACATCCGCCATCAGCGATGTCGGCTTTTCATGGCGAGGTGTCCTCAATAACCGAGTGGCAGCGGGATTTGGAAACATCACCGAAACACCATCCCTTGGCACCATCACCGCCAATGTCGTCGCCCAAGCAACCAATCCTATCTCTATCGCAACGACCAGCGCCGACTATATCCTCTCTCAAGCAAAACTGCTCCAACAAGACGATAACGCCCGTATCTTGTCACGACCCTCCGTCATTACCATCGATAATTTCGAAGCCTCCCTCGACCTCAGCCAAACATTCCATGTGCGCGTCGAAGGACGGGAAGCCGTCGACCTCTATCCCGTCACCACAGGAACACTCTTACGCGTCACCCCCCATATTGTCTCCTCTGATAACACACAATCCATCCACATGGCGATCGTCATCGAAGACGGCACACTCCTCAGACAGGAAATCGATAATATCCCTGTGGTACGCAATAACGCCATCAATACCCAAGCCCTCATTCGAGAAGGCGAAAGTCTCATCATCGGTGGCTATTACTTCGAAAATGATACCGATGATGAAAGCCGTATCCCCATCCTCGGCGATATTCCCTTCCTTGGACGCCTCTTTGGTACGCAACGTAGGACAAAAGAAAAAAACGAACGCCTCTACTTGATCACACCACGTATCGTCTCTCTTCCCCCCCTACCCCATGACACAAGAAGCACTATCCCAAAGGACAAGGACTCACCATCACACAACACACGGCACTAA